Proteins from a genomic interval of Plasmodium sp. gorilla clade G2 genome assembly, chromosome: 10:
- a CDS encoding heme oxygenase, whose amino-acid sequence MITKIIILMFTFFSNIHNEKIYHYKQRKKFFKGPLGYLNRNIIEKRHYNLYAKKFINYKEIQIQRINDYRKRSGVDKNNINYNLRDTYNYHETHLFVRNEVLPTLAKIENENLKEKEKNKEIFRNINDYNSDFTRQTFLQFLMDLYNIFLKIDDLFLENKTYFSTLIYNGPMQLTNYLYDDIIYVSSVVENSDDVSPSEYCMEYISHLENLCEENKISFLAHAYVFYKNFHLSKEHLLNSICKYLNIIKKLKSSTYVADVDNFEFCINKMSRKWTRWEKDNFLASLHNATNKMMILTKHFEKVKS is encoded by the exons ATGATAACGAagattattatattgatgtttacatttttttcgaACATACATAATGAAaagatatatcattataaacAAAGAAAGAAGTTTTTCAAAGGCCCATTAGGATATTTAAATAGAAATATCATTGAGAAAAGACATTACAATCTTTATGCTAAGAAATTTATAAACTATAAAGAGATACAAATACAAAGAATAAATGATTATAGGAAAAGAAGTGGAGTagacaaaaataatataaactatAATTTGAgagatacatataattatcacGAAACTCA ccTTTTTGTAAGAAATGAAGTACTACCGACGTTAGCCAAAATAGAAAATGAGAATTTGaaagagaaagaaaaaaataaggaaatctttagaaatataaatgattataattcTGATTTTACGAGAcaa aCATTTTTACAATTTCTTATGGacttatataacatattctTAAAAATTGATGATCTTTTCTTGGAAAACAAAACTTATTTTTCAACCCTTATTTATAATGGCCCTATGCAACTGACAAATTATTTGtatgatgatattatatatgtgtcaTCGGTAGTTGAG aatAGTGATGATGTGTCACCCAGTGAATATTGTATGGAATATATTTCTCATCTTGAGAATTTatgtgaagaaaataaaataa gttTTCTAGCACATGcttatgtattttataaaaatttccaCTTGTCAAAAGAACATCTTTTAAATAGTATATGCAAATATTTAaacataattaaaaaattaaagtcATCAACTTATGTTGCCGATGTTGACAATTTTGAG tTCTGCATTAATAAGATGAGTAGGAAGTGGACTAGATGGGAAAAGGATAATTTTTTGGCTAGTCTTCACAATGCCACAAataaaatgatgatattaaCAAAACATTTCGAAAAAGTAAAATCATAA